A genomic window from Bradyrhizobium lupini includes:
- a CDS encoding ABC transporter substrate-binding protein, translating into MLKRKIILGLAAAFTASATLATVAQARDLTVVSWGGAYQDAQKKVYFEPFKKATGVPLNDESWDGGVGVLRAKVQGGAATWDVVQVESDELAVGCEEGLFEKLDYSKIGGEAAYIPPSVNPCGVGAILYDFVLGYDKDKLKEAPKGWADFFDTKKIPGKRALRQGPKTTLEIALMADGVAPKDVYKVLATDEGVERAFKKLDTIKGDIVWWKAGAQPPQLLASGEVAMTSVYNGRIDTANKNEKKNFGMVWDGALFTLDTWVILKGSPNKDAAYKFLDFVGKAENQSKLSENIAYGTSNKDAAALLAPAVLKDLPTAPDNIKNAVEINVAFWLENIDRLTERFNKWAAK; encoded by the coding sequence ATGCTGAAGCGCAAGATTATTCTGGGTTTGGCCGCGGCATTCACTGCCAGCGCGACGCTGGCCACGGTCGCGCAGGCGCGTGACCTCACCGTTGTGTCGTGGGGCGGCGCCTATCAGGATGCCCAGAAGAAGGTCTATTTCGAGCCGTTCAAGAAAGCGACCGGTGTTCCCTTGAATGACGAGTCCTGGGACGGCGGCGTCGGCGTGTTGCGCGCCAAGGTGCAGGGTGGTGCCGCCACCTGGGACGTCGTCCAGGTCGAGAGCGACGAGCTGGCGGTTGGCTGCGAGGAAGGCCTGTTCGAAAAGCTCGACTATTCGAAGATCGGCGGCGAGGCCGCCTATATCCCACCGTCGGTCAATCCTTGCGGCGTCGGCGCCATCCTCTACGATTTCGTTCTCGGCTACGACAAGGACAAGTTGAAGGAGGCCCCGAAGGGCTGGGCCGACTTCTTCGACACCAAGAAGATCCCGGGCAAGCGTGCCCTGCGTCAGGGGCCGAAGACCACGCTGGAGATCGCCCTCATGGCCGACGGCGTCGCGCCAAAGGACGTCTACAAGGTGCTGGCGACCGACGAGGGCGTCGAGCGCGCGTTCAAGAAGCTGGACACCATCAAGGGCGACATCGTCTGGTGGAAGGCCGGCGCTCAGCCGCCGCAATTGCTCGCCTCCGGCGAGGTGGCAATGACCTCGGTCTACAATGGCCGCATCGACACCGCGAACAAGAACGAGAAGAAGAATTTTGGCATGGTCTGGGACGGAGCGCTCTTCACCCTCGACACTTGGGTGATCCTGAAAGGCAGCCCGAACAAGGACGCGGCCTACAAGTTCCTGGACTTCGTCGGCAAGGCTGAGAACCAGTCGAAACTGTCGGAGAACATTGCTTATGGCACCTCGAACAAGGACGCAGCTGCCCTGCTCGCGCCTGCTGTTCTGAAGGACCTGCCGACAGCGCCTGACAACATCAAGAATGCGGTCGAGATCAATGTTGCCTTCTGGCTCGAGAACATCGACCGCCTGACCGAGCGCTTCAACAAATGGGCCGCGAAATAG
- a CDS encoding ABC transporter substrate-binding protein has translation MQKLIAAIAAGLALAATSGAAQAQISDDVVKIGVLTDMSSLYADATGKGSLAAVEMAVADYGAKVAGKPVQVVSADHQNKPDVGVNIARNWYDNDKVDAIFDVPTSSVALPISALTREKNKIHINSGGGSSDITGVACSPNTVHWTYDTYALSNVAGKAMVKRGEDTWFFVTADYAFGMALQRDAANVVKESGGKVLGEVRHPLNSSDFSSFLLQAQASKAKVVALANAGGDTTNALKQAAEFGLTEGGQKMIALLMEITDVHSLGIKSTQGLIITDAFYWDTNEETRAFSKRFNEKVGHMPTMIQAGLYSATMHYLKAIDAIKTDEAPKVMEQMRKTPVDDFFAKNGKIRIDGRMVHDMYLFEVKKPEDSKGEWDLYKLIATVPGDEAFRPLDKGGCPLVTH, from the coding sequence ATGCAAAAGCTCATCGCCGCGATCGCGGCCGGTCTCGCGCTCGCCGCCACGTCAGGCGCCGCCCAGGCGCAGATTTCCGACGACGTCGTCAAGATCGGCGTGCTCACGGACATGTCGAGCCTCTATGCGGACGCGACCGGCAAGGGCTCGCTCGCCGCCGTGGAGATGGCGGTCGCCGATTACGGTGCCAAAGTCGCGGGCAAGCCCGTGCAGGTGGTCTCCGCCGATCACCAGAACAAGCCCGACGTCGGCGTCAACATCGCCCGCAACTGGTACGACAACGACAAGGTCGACGCGATCTTCGACGTGCCGACCTCGTCGGTGGCGCTGCCGATCTCGGCGTTGACGCGCGAGAAGAACAAGATCCACATCAATTCCGGCGGCGGCTCATCCGATATCACGGGCGTCGCCTGCTCGCCCAACACGGTGCACTGGACCTACGACACCTATGCGCTGTCGAACGTCGCCGGCAAGGCGATGGTCAAGCGCGGCGAGGACACCTGGTTCTTCGTCACCGCCGACTACGCCTTCGGCATGGCGCTGCAGCGCGACGCCGCCAACGTCGTCAAGGAGAGCGGCGGCAAGGTGCTCGGCGAGGTCCGCCATCCGCTCAACTCGTCGGACTTCTCCTCCTTCCTGCTCCAGGCCCAGGCCTCCAAGGCCAAGGTGGTCGCACTGGCCAATGCCGGCGGCGACACCACCAATGCGCTGAAACAGGCGGCCGAGTTCGGCCTGACGGAGGGCGGCCAGAAGATGATCGCCTTGCTCATGGAGATCACCGACGTTCATTCGCTCGGCATCAAGTCGACGCAAGGCCTCATCATCACCGACGCGTTCTACTGGGACACCAACGAGGAGACGCGCGCCTTCTCCAAGCGCTTCAACGAGAAAGTCGGTCACATGCCGACCATGATCCAGGCGGGGCTCTATTCCGCGACCATGCATTACCTGAAGGCGATCGACGCCATCAAGACCGACGAGGCACCGAAGGTGATGGAGCAGATGCGCAAGACACCGGTCGACGACTTCTTCGCCAAGAACGGCAAGATCCGCATCGACGGCCGCATGGTCCACGACATGTATCTTTTCGAGGTCAAGAAGCCCGAGGACTCCAAGGGCGAGTGGGACCTCTACAAGCTGATCGCCACCGTGCCCGGCGACGAGGCCTTCCGTCCGCTCGACAAGGGCGGCTGCCCGCTGGTGACGCACTGA
- a CDS encoding transglycosylase SLT domain-containing protein, giving the protein MKILHVAALLAAGLTLPQAAFAGQTEYAEMVAAHARANGVPEALVHRVIMRESRYQPGLVGHGGTIGLMQIKLATARGVGYTGDAAGLRDPNTNLTYAVKYLAGAYHAANGDHARAVRYFAGGYYYAAKRQRQEAVQVANTSEANMGSPWLEPNGNPQPIFGAAPHRKLAQRVRNARAQAPR; this is encoded by the coding sequence ATGAAAATTTTACATGTTGCCGCGCTGCTCGCGGCCGGACTGACGTTGCCGCAGGCCGCATTCGCGGGCCAGACGGAGTACGCCGAGATGGTCGCGGCCCATGCGCGCGCCAACGGTGTGCCGGAGGCGCTGGTGCATCGCGTCATCATGCGCGAGAGCCGCTACCAGCCCGGCCTGGTCGGCCATGGCGGCACCATCGGGCTGATGCAGATCAAGCTCGCGACCGCCCGCGGGGTCGGCTACACCGGCGACGCCGCCGGCCTGCGCGATCCCAACACCAATCTCACCTATGCTGTGAAATATCTCGCCGGCGCCTATCACGCCGCCAATGGCGATCACGCCCGCGCCGTGCGTTATTTCGCCGGCGGCTATTACTACGCCGCAAAGCGGCAACGGCAGGAGGCCGTGCAGGTCGCCAATACGAGCGAGGCCAATATGGGCTCCCCTTGGCTTGAGCCGAACGGCAATCCGCAGCCGATATTCGGCGCCGCGCCGCACCGCAAGCTCGCCCAGCGCGTCCGCAACGCCCGGGCACAGGCGCCCAGGTAA
- the thiS gene encoding sulfur carrier protein ThiS produces MRVTVNGEQREINSASVDALLSELDYEGTHFAIALNYDVVPKSRWAETALKAGDEIEIITPRQGG; encoded by the coding sequence ATGCGCGTGACCGTGAACGGCGAGCAGCGCGAGATCAATTCGGCCAGCGTCGACGCGCTGCTCAGCGAGCTCGACTACGAGGGCACCCATTTCGCGATCGCGCTGAACTACGACGTCGTGCCGAAGAGCCGCTGGGCCGAGACGGCGCTGAAGGCCGGCGACGAGATCGAGATCATCACGCCGCGGCAGGGAGGGTGA
- the thiC gene encoding phosphomethylpyrimidine synthase ThiC: MNIRSNPDKTVPAVTTGPLPSSRKIFASPDAAPDLRVPLREIILSEGAGEPNLPVYDTSGPYTDPSVTIDVNAGLARGRKAWVLERGGVEEYQGRQIKPEDNGSVSTGKAARAFSAYHQPLRGLDGHKITQLEFARAGIITKEMIYVAARENLGRKQQLERAEAALADGESFGAEVPAFITPEFVRSEIARGRAIIPCNINHSELEPMIIGRNFLTKINANIGNSAVTSSVEEEVEKMVWAIRWGADTVMDLSTGRNIHTTREWILRNAPVPIGTVPIYQALEKCDGDPVKLTWELYKDTLIEQCEQGVDYFTIHAGVRLQYIHLTANRVTGIVSRGGSIMAKWCLAHHKESFLYTHFDEICDLMRKYDVSFSLGDGLRPGSIADANDRAQFAELETLGELTKIAWDKGCQVMIEGPGHVPMHKIKINMDKQLKECGEAPFYTLGPLTTDIAPGYDHITSGIGAAMIGWFGCAMLCYVTPKEHLGLPDRNDVKVGVITYKIAAHASDLAKGHPAAQLRDDALSRARFDFRWSDQFNLGLDPDTAKNFHDETLPKEAHKVAHFCSMCGPKFCSMKITQDVRDYAATLNDPNGVGMSMSGTAEDGMAKMSAKFKEMGSSVYLDAEKVKESNRVL; encoded by the coding sequence ATGAACATCCGCTCCAATCCCGACAAGACCGTCCCCGCCGTCACCACCGGCCCGCTGCCCTCGTCGCGAAAAATCTTCGCCTCGCCCGATGCCGCGCCCGACCTGCGCGTGCCGCTGCGCGAGATCATCCTGTCCGAAGGCGCCGGCGAACCGAACCTGCCGGTGTACGACACCTCCGGCCCCTACACCGACCCGAGCGTGACCATCGACGTCAACGCCGGTCTCGCGCGCGGCCGCAAGGCCTGGGTGCTCGAGCGCGGCGGCGTCGAGGAATATCAGGGACGGCAGATCAAGCCGGAGGACAATGGCAGCGTCTCCACCGGCAAGGCCGCGCGCGCCTTCTCGGCCTATCACCAGCCGCTCCGCGGCCTCGACGGCCACAAGATCACGCAGCTCGAGTTCGCCCGCGCCGGCATCATCACCAAGGAGATGATCTACGTCGCCGCGCGCGAAAACCTCGGCCGCAAACAGCAGCTCGAGCGTGCGGAAGCAGCCCTTGCCGACGGCGAAAGTTTCGGCGCGGAAGTCCCCGCGTTCATCACCCCGGAGTTCGTCCGCTCCGAGATCGCGCGCGGCCGCGCCATCATCCCCTGCAACATCAATCACAGCGAACTCGAGCCGATGATCATCGGCCGCAACTTCCTGACCAAGATCAACGCCAATATCGGCAACTCGGCGGTCACGTCATCGGTCGAGGAAGAGGTCGAGAAGATGGTATGGGCGATCCGCTGGGGCGCCGACACCGTGATGGACCTCTCCACGGGCCGCAACATCCACACCACCCGTGAATGGATCCTGCGCAACGCGCCGGTGCCGATCGGCACCGTTCCGATTTATCAGGCGCTGGAGAAGTGCGACGGCGATCCGGTCAAGCTGACCTGGGAGCTCTACAAGGACACGCTGATCGAGCAGTGCGAGCAGGGCGTCGACTATTTCACCATCCACGCCGGCGTGCGCCTGCAATACATCCACCTCACCGCCAACCGCGTCACCGGCATCGTGTCGCGCGGCGGCTCGATCATGGCCAAGTGGTGCCTGGCGCATCACAAGGAAAGCTTCCTCTACACCCATTTCGACGAGATCTGCGATCTCATGCGCAAGTATGACGTCTCGTTCTCGCTCGGCGACGGCCTGCGTCCGGGCTCGATCGCCGACGCCAACGACCGCGCGCAGTTCGCCGAGCTGGAGACGCTCGGAGAGCTCACGAAGATCGCGTGGGACAAGGGCTGCCAGGTCATGATCGAAGGCCCCGGCCACGTGCCGATGCACAAGATCAAGATCAACATGGACAAGCAGCTCAAGGAATGCGGCGAGGCCCCGTTCTACACCCTCGGGCCCCTGACCACCGACATCGCGCCGGGCTACGACCACATCACCTCGGGCATCGGTGCGGCCATGATCGGCTGGTTCGGCTGCGCCATGCTCTGCTACGTCACGCCGAAGGAGCATCTCGGCCTGCCCGACCGCAACGACGTCAAGGTCGGCGTCATCACCTACAAGATCGCGGCCCACGCCTCCGATCTCGCCAAGGGCCACCCGGCAGCCCAGCTGCGCGACGACGCGCTGTCCCGCGCCCGTTTCGACTTCCGCTGGAGCGACCAGTTCAACCTCGGCCTCGACCCCGACACCGCCAAAAACTTCCACGACGAGACCCTGCCGAAGGAAGCCCACAAGGTCGCGCATTTCTGCTCGATGTGCGGCCCAAAATTCTGCTCGATGAAGATCACCCAGGACGTGCGTGATTACGCGGCGACGCTGAACGACCCGAACGGCGTGGGCATGTCGATGAGCGGGACTGCCGAGGACGGCATGGCCAAGATGAGCGCGAAGTTCAAGGAGATGGGCTCAAGCGTGTATCTGGATGCGGAGAAGGTGAAGGAGAGTAACCGGGTGTTGTGA
- a CDS encoding ABC transporter ATP-binding protein, with translation MEAGMVTPAPALVRFSGIQKTYDGEHLVVKNLDLDIRKGEFVTLLGPSGSGKTTTLMMLAGFEVPTHGEIFLADRPIKNVPAHKRDIGMVFQNYALFPHLTIAENIAFPLSVRNTNKAEAQDRVKAALRMIKMETLAQRRPGQLSGGQQQRVALARALVFNPQLVLMDEPLGALDKRLREQMQLEIKQLHETMGITVVYVTHDQSEALTMSDRIAVFNDGIVQQIDRPDALYEHPVNSFVAHFIGENNVLSGTVEMLEKEYCRVALAGGGAVTARAVNVSGAGASTSLSVRPERIAIIPDGTSGDEPNRLPARVQNTIYLGDHALAVLDVADNREFMVKLQPGTHDSLRAGSLTAGSLRPGDDVFITFRPEDCLALDPV, from the coding sequence ATGGAAGCCGGCATGGTTACGCCTGCGCCGGCGCTGGTGCGCTTTTCCGGCATTCAGAAGACCTATGATGGCGAGCACCTCGTGGTGAAAAACCTCGATCTCGACATCAGGAAGGGCGAGTTCGTCACCCTGCTTGGTCCGTCGGGCTCGGGCAAGACGACCACCCTGATGATGCTGGCGGGTTTCGAGGTTCCGACCCATGGCGAGATCTTCCTCGCGGACCGACCGATCAAGAACGTGCCGGCACACAAGCGCGACATCGGCATGGTGTTCCAGAATTATGCCCTGTTTCCGCACCTGACGATTGCGGAGAATATCGCCTTCCCGCTCTCCGTTCGCAACACGAACAAGGCCGAAGCGCAGGATCGTGTCAAAGCGGCATTGCGCATGATCAAGATGGAAACTCTGGCGCAGCGGCGGCCCGGGCAGCTGTCCGGCGGTCAACAGCAGCGCGTGGCGCTGGCCCGCGCCCTTGTTTTCAATCCGCAACTCGTGCTGATGGACGAGCCGCTGGGCGCCCTGGACAAGCGCCTGCGGGAGCAGATGCAACTGGAGATCAAGCAACTGCACGAGACGATGGGCATCACCGTCGTCTACGTCACCCACGATCAAAGTGAAGCGCTCACCATGTCGGATCGCATCGCCGTATTCAACGACGGCATCGTGCAGCAGATCGACAGGCCCGACGCGCTGTATGAGCATCCGGTGAACAGCTTCGTCGCCCATTTCATCGGCGAGAACAATGTGCTGTCCGGCACCGTCGAGATGCTTGAAAAGGAATATTGCCGCGTTGCGCTGGCGGGCGGCGGCGCCGTGACCGCACGAGCGGTCAACGTATCAGGCGCCGGCGCATCGACCTCGCTGTCGGTGCGGCCGGAGCGGATCGCCATCATCCCGGATGGCACCTCCGGCGACGAACCGAACCGACTGCCGGCCAGGGTGCAGAACACCATCTATCTCGGCGACCACGCGCTGGCCGTGCTCGACGTCGCCGACAACAGGGAATTCATGGTCAAGCTTCAGCCGGGCACGCATGACAGCCTGAGAGCTGGCAGCCTTACAGCTGGCAGCCTGAGACCTGGCGATGACGTGTTCATCACCTTCCGCCCGGAGGATTGCCTGGCCCTCGATCCCGTCTGA
- a CDS encoding thiamine phosphate synthase gives MPYPDRFYPVVDSLAWVERLTRLGVGTIQLRAKDLDDSQSLQMVTDALAITADTQAKLVVNDYWRAAIVAGAKYLHLGQEDLADADLAAIREAGLSLGVSTHDEGELDTALAAEPDYVALGPIFFTTLKSMRFEPQGIPKITEWKKRIGNIPLVAIGGIKFEHAAEIFAAGADSIAVVSDVTQNADPDARVRQWLGLSAEAA, from the coding sequence ATGCCGTATCCTGATCGCTTTTATCCCGTCGTCGACAGCCTCGCCTGGGTCGAGCGCCTGACCAGGCTCGGCGTCGGCACCATCCAGCTGCGCGCGAAAGATCTCGACGATTCGCAATCGCTGCAGATGGTCACCGATGCGCTGGCGATCACCGCGGACACGCAAGCCAAGCTCGTCGTCAACGACTATTGGCGTGCCGCGATCGTCGCCGGGGCGAAATATCTGCATCTCGGCCAGGAGGATTTGGCCGACGCCGACCTCGCTGCCATCCGCGAGGCCGGGCTGTCGCTCGGCGTTTCCACCCATGACGAGGGTGAGCTGGACACCGCGCTCGCCGCCGAGCCCGATTATGTTGCGCTGGGCCCGATCTTCTTCACCACCTTGAAGTCGATGCGCTTCGAGCCGCAGGGCATTCCGAAGATCACGGAATGGAAGAAGCGCATCGGCAATATCCCGCTGGTCGCGATCGGCGGCATCAAGTTCGAGCACGCCGCGGAGATCTTTGCCGCGGGCGCGGATTCCATCGCCGTCGTCAGCGACGTCACCCAGAATGCCGACCCGGATGCGCGGGTGCGGCAATGGCTCGGCCTGTCCGCGGAGGCGGCGTGA
- a CDS encoding ABC transporter permease has protein sequence MSDNSSIRTPSQRIAWTATIVISTLVFIFLIAPILAIMPLSFSSGSYLTYPLPGLSLRWYDDFINSPRWMNSLKNSMIIGVASTLLSMVLGTLAALGLAQWKSRFKPLVLAFVLSPVVVPGVITAVGLYFFFAPIGLTGSYLGLILAHTALATPFVVITVGATLQSFDTNLARAAASLGASPLDAFRRVILPLILPGVASGALFAFATSFDEVVIVLFMAGPEQRTLPREMFSGIRENISPTITAAAVILTTVSVILLATLEGLRRRNERLKGSSA, from the coding sequence TTGAGCGACAATTCCTCCATCCGCACGCCGAGTCAGCGCATTGCGTGGACCGCGACCATCGTGATCTCCACGCTGGTGTTCATCTTCCTGATTGCGCCGATCCTTGCGATCATGCCGCTGTCGTTCAGCTCGGGCTCGTACCTCACCTATCCGCTGCCGGGCCTCTCGCTGCGCTGGTACGACGACTTCATCAATTCGCCGCGCTGGATGAATTCGCTGAAGAACAGCATGATCATCGGTGTCGCCTCGACCCTGCTGTCGATGGTGCTCGGCACGCTGGCGGCGTTAGGGCTGGCGCAGTGGAAGAGCCGGTTCAAGCCGCTCGTGCTGGCCTTCGTGCTGTCGCCGGTCGTCGTGCCCGGGGTCATCACCGCGGTCGGTCTCTATTTCTTCTTCGCGCCGATCGGATTGACCGGCAGCTATCTCGGCTTGATCCTGGCCCACACCGCGCTGGCGACGCCCTTCGTCGTCATCACGGTCGGCGCGACGCTGCAGAGCTTCGACACCAATCTGGCCCGCGCTGCCGCCTCGCTCGGTGCCTCGCCGCTTGACGCCTTCCGCCGAGTGATCCTGCCGCTGATCCTGCCCGGCGTGGCATCGGGGGCCCTGTTCGCCTTCGCGACCAGCTTCGATGAGGTGGTGATCGTGCTGTTCATGGCAGGTCCCGAGCAGCGCACCCTGCCGCGCGAGATGTTCAGCGGCATCCGCGAGAACATCAGCCCGACCATCACGGCGGCAGCGGTGATCCTGACGACGGTCTCGGTCATCCTGCTCGCCACCCTGGAAGGCCTGCGCCGGCGCAACGAACGGCTCAAGGGCAGCAGCGCGTGA
- a CDS encoding thiazole synthase, whose amino-acid sequence MVTFYGKTFPSRLLIGSALYPSPAIMQSAIRASGSNIVTVSLRRESAGGKTGDAFWNLIRELDVTVLPNTAGCRSVREAVTTAKLARELFGTSWIKLEVIADNDTLQPDVVGLVEAAAILIKDGFEVFPYCTEDLSVANRLVDAGCKVVMPWAAPIGSAKGITNRDALKLMRERLPDITLVVDAGIGAPSHAAQALELGYDAVLLNTAIAKAADPVAMANAFRLGIEAGRTAYEAGLMNARDFASPSTPVVGTPFWHAVS is encoded by the coding sequence ATGGTGACCTTCTACGGCAAAACCTTCCCCTCCCGCCTCCTGATCGGCAGCGCGCTCTATCCCTCGCCTGCGATCATGCAGTCGGCGATCCGCGCCTCGGGCTCGAACATCGTCACGGTGTCGCTGCGGCGCGAATCCGCCGGCGGCAAGACTGGGGACGCGTTCTGGAATCTGATCCGCGAGCTCGACGTCACGGTGCTGCCGAACACCGCCGGCTGCCGCAGCGTGCGCGAGGCGGTGACGACGGCCAAGCTCGCGCGCGAACTATTCGGCACGAGCTGGATCAAGCTCGAAGTCATCGCCGACAACGACACGCTGCAGCCCGATGTCGTTGGACTGGTCGAAGCCGCCGCCATTTTGATCAAGGACGGCTTCGAGGTGTTCCCCTATTGCACAGAGGATCTTTCGGTCGCCAACCGCCTGGTCGATGCCGGCTGCAAGGTGGTGATGCCGTGGGCTGCGCCGATCGGCAGCGCGAAAGGCATCACCAACCGCGACGCGCTCAAGCTGATGCGCGAGCGGCTGCCCGATATCACGCTGGTGGTCGACGCCGGCATCGGCGCGCCCTCGCATGCGGCGCAGGCGCTGGAGCTCGGCTACGACGCCGTGCTGCTCAACACCGCCATCGCCAAAGCCGCCGATCCCGTCGCGATGGCCAACGCCTTCCGCCTCGGCATCGAGGCCGGCCGCACCGCTTACGAAGCCGGGCTGATGAACGCCCGCGATTTCGCCTCCCCCTCCACCCCTGTCGTTGGGACACCTTTTTGGCATGCCGTATCCTGA
- a CDS encoding FAD-dependent oxidoreductase, whose amino-acid sequence MLQTSKRPDSPVSIIGAGIAGAWQALLFAQAGHAVTLHERGDADMTDATSHWAGGMLAPYCEAEVSEPIISRLGLRSLDIWRRELPDTPFNGSLVVAHPRERNDFERFARMTEGHRRLDAAGLAELEPSLEGRFRDALFFPTEGHVEPRRVLPKLHERIRAAGGTIKFESDVAPAELAKLDPKGIVIDCRGLAARDEQSGLRGVKGEMILIETSEVQLARPVRLIHPRWPLYVIPREDNLFMLGATSIEAEDTGVSVRSALELLGAAYAVHPAFGEARIVEFGSGLRPAFPDNLPGIGIRGNTISVNGLYRHGFLIAPALAELTLGFVERGQIDNEVMQCA is encoded by the coding sequence ATGTTGCAGACGAGCAAGCGACCGGATTCCCCGGTATCCATCATCGGCGCGGGCATTGCTGGCGCCTGGCAGGCCTTGCTGTTCGCGCAGGCCGGCCACGCCGTCACCTTGCACGAGCGCGGTGACGCCGACATGACCGACGCCACCAGCCATTGGGCCGGCGGCATGCTCGCGCCCTATTGCGAGGCGGAAGTTTCCGAACCCATCATCAGCCGCCTCGGCCTGCGCTCGCTCGACATCTGGCGGCGCGAATTGCCCGACACGCCTTTCAACGGTTCGCTGGTCGTTGCCCACCCGCGCGAGCGCAACGATTTCGAACGTTTCGCCCGGATGACCGAAGGCCATCGCCGGCTCGATGCCGCCGGCCTTGCCGAGCTCGAGCCGTCGCTCGAAGGCCGCTTCCGCGACGCGTTGTTCTTCCCGACCGAGGGTCATGTCGAGCCGCGCCGCGTGCTGCCGAAACTGCACGAGCGCATCCGCGCCGCCGGCGGCACCATCAAATTCGAAAGCGATGTCGCCCCGGCCGAACTCGCAAAACTTGATCCTAAAGGCATCGTGATCGACTGCCGCGGCCTTGCTGCGCGCGACGAGCAGTCTGGCTTGCGCGGCGTCAAGGGCGAGATGATCCTGATCGAGACCAGCGAGGTGCAGCTTGCGCGGCCGGTGCGGCTGATCCATCCGCGCTGGCCGCTCTATGTGATCCCGCGCGAGGACAATCTGTTCATGCTCGGCGCGACCTCGATCGAGGCCGAGGACACCGGCGTCAGCGTCCGCTCGGCGCTGGAGCTGTTGGGCGCGGCCTATGCCGTGCATCCCGCCTTCGGCGAGGCCCGCATCGTCGAATTCGGCTCCGGCCTGCGCCCCGCTTTTCCCGACAATCTGCCGGGCATCGGCATTCGCGGCAACACGATCAGCGTGAACGGCCTCTACCGTCACGGCTTCCTGATCGCCCCGGCGCTGGCCGAGCTGACGCTTGGCTTTGTCGAGCGCGGCCAGATCGACAATGAGGTGATGCAATGCGCGTGA
- a CDS encoding PRC-barrel domain-containing protein: protein MLMKSIAAGLAGTALLATVAFAQNPTATTDKAPAAAATTTATTASGQWRTSKMDGIKVYNDANENIGSINDLLMDKSGNIKIAVIGVGGFLGLGEHLVAVPFEKLKFVNEAVAYTGAAGNNPNSAANRPAATTTTGAATGTDNKPATTTTATSASKWYPDHAVFNASKDELKNMPEFKYSE from the coding sequence ATGTTGATGAAATCGATCGCGGCCGGTCTTGCCGGTACCGCACTGCTCGCAACCGTTGCGTTCGCGCAAAATCCGACCGCCACCACCGACAAGGCGCCGGCTGCCGCGGCGACGACGACCGCCACGACCGCGTCGGGACAGTGGCGTACGTCCAAGATGGACGGCATCAAGGTCTATAACGACGCCAATGAGAACATCGGCTCGATCAACGATCTGCTGATGGACAAGAGCGGTAACATCAAGATCGCTGTGATCGGCGTCGGCGGCTTCCTCGGCCTGGGCGAGCATCTGGTTGCGGTGCCCTTTGAGAAGCTGAAATTCGTCAACGAGGCGGTTGCCTACACCGGCGCTGCCGGGAACAACCCGAACAGCGCAGCCAACCGGCCCGCGGCGACTACCACGACGGGTGCCGCGACCGGCACCGACAACAAGCCCGCGACGACAACGACGGCCACGTCCGCGTCGAAATGGTATCCGGACCACGCCGTGTTCAATGCGAGCAAGGACGAGCTGAAGAACATGCCCGAGTTCAAATACTCGGAGTAA